The Anopheles merus strain MAF chromosome 2L, AmerM5.1, whole genome shotgun sequence genome has a segment encoding these proteins:
- the LOC121594222 gene encoding membrane-bound alkaline phosphatase-like, giving the protein MNRWGAWEALLSLLLILAVGSSWIQVKGHEEHDAHHWKHMAHELLYEKKDYTMQKINIAKNIMVFVGAGMSQTTVTGARYYNGGDNETFAFERLKWSGNARTYCVDSRVPDSACAGTAFLTGVKSNLGTVAMDPTVRRGECAMDPAKQLASIAKWALEAGKAVGFATTSRVTSGSNAALYANSPDSRWENDADVSAGGCNTATVPDIAHQLIHGDIGKQFKVILGGGRKHFLPTVETDPSGQRGLRTDGKNLINEWKQSKAGANATYITTVNELASLDTSKIDYLFGLFDYDHLPFSADIANGSVTPALVRMVHYSLEMLQKKEHTNGYLLFVEDGNIRRAHGQNKPRKAFDQVRHYANAFNMAHMMANEQNTLFISMNDVGSTLSLPGYPARSSDLLDSAAGTSSADGLPYLGLTYATGPAHSTYYRTGSGRLDPMEVLQSVPNGLERTCPALVPMAEGADGGEDATVYASGPWAFMLSGGYEQHFVAHTIAFASCIDGACDGAATLVLSTATLLAALGVRLFV; this is encoded by the exons ATGAACCGCTGGGGCGCTTGGGAGGCTCTGCTGAGCCTGCTACTTATCCTGGCAGTCGGTTCCTCGTGGATCCAGGTCAAAGGGCACGAAGAGCACGATGCTCACCACTGGAAGCATATGGCCCACGAGCTGCTGTACGAGAAGAAGGACTACACGATGCAGAAGATT AACATTGCCAAAAACATCATGGTGTTCGTCGGGGCGGGCATGTCCCAGACAACCGTGACTGGGGCCCGGTACTACAACGGGGGCGACAATGAAACGTTTGCCTTCGAGCGTTTGAAGTGGAGCGGAAATGCACGG ACGTACTGCGTCGATAGCCGCGTGCCGGACAGTGCCTGCGCCGGGACAGCCTTTCTGACGGGTGTGAAATCGAACCTCGGCACGGTGGCAATGGACCCGACGGTCCGCCGGGGCGAGTGTGCCATGGATCCGGCGAAACAACTGGCCTCCATCGCCAAATGGGCGCTCGAGGCGGGCAAAGCGGTTG GTTTTGCGACAACGTCTCGCGTGACCTCCGGCTCAAACGCAGCCCTGTACGCGAACAGCCCGGACAGCCGGTGGGAAAACGATGCGGACGTTAGTGCTGGCGGATGCAATACCGCCACCGTACCGGACATTGCTCATCAGCTCATTCACGGTGACATTGGCAAGCAGTTTAAG GTGATTCTGGGTGGTGGGCGCAAACATTTCCTTCCCACCGTCGAGACGGACCCATCCGGTCAGCGGGGACTGCGCACGGATGGCAAAAACCTCATCAACGAGTGGAAACAATCGAAGGCGGGAGCGAATGCGACGTACATCACTACCGTG AACGAACTGGCCAGCCTGGACACGTCCAAGATTGACTACCTGTTCGGTCTGTTCGACTACGACCATCTTCCGTTCAGCGCGGACATTGCCAACGGCAGCGTCACACCCGCCCTCGTCCGCATGGTGCACTACTCGCTCGAGATGCTGCAGAAAAAGGAACACACCAACGGGTACCTGCTGTTCGTCGAAGACGGTAACATCCGGCGGGCCCACGGTCAGAACAAACCGCGCAAAGCGTTCGACCAGGTGCGCCACTATGCGAACGCCTTCAACATGGCCCACATGATGGCGAACGAGCAGAACACGCTGTTCATCTCGATGAACGACGTTGGAAGTACGCTTTCCCTGCCCGGCTATCCGGCCCGTTCGTCCGACCTGTTGGACTCGGCCGCCGGAACCAGCAGTGCCGATGGGTTGCCTTACCTCGGGCTTACCTACGCCACCGGCCCAGCACACTCGACGTACTACCGGACCGGGTCGGGTCGGCTAGACCCGATGGAAGTGCTGCAGAGTGTGCCGAACGGGCTGGAACGTACCTGTCCGGCACTGGTCCCGATGGCGGAAGGGGCTGACGGTGGGGAGGATGCGACCGTGTATGCTTCCGGTCCGTGGGCGTTCATGCTGTCGGGAGGCTACGAGCAGCACTTTGTGGCGCACACGATTGCGTTCGCTTCCTGCATCGATGGTGCTTGCGATGGGGCGGCCACGTTGGTTCTTTCCACAGCGACGTTGCTGGCCGCACTCGGTGTGCGGCTGTTTGTGTAG